The following are encoded in a window of Sphaeramia orbicularis chromosome 20, fSphaOr1.1, whole genome shotgun sequence genomic DNA:
- the rps6ka3b gene encoding ribosomal protein S6 kinase alpha-3 isoform X4 encodes MLAPQSLGRKRDYRTHNALGHLAASRSPTWEVQDDVLIKEISITHHVKEGSEKADPRQFELRKVLGQGSFGKVFLVRKITGPDAGQLYAMKVLKKATLKVRDRVRTKMERDILVEVNHPFIVKLHYAFQTEGKLYLILDFLRGGDLFTRLSKEVMFTEEDVKFYLAELALALDHLHGLGIIYRDLKPENILLDEEGHIKLTDFGLSKESIDHENKAYSFCGTVEYMAPEVVNRRGHTHSADWWSYGVLMFEMLTGTLPFQGKDRKETMTMILKAKLGMPQFLSSEAQSLLRNLFKRNPANRLGAGPDGVEEIKRHQFFNTIDWNKLYRREIHPPFKPAAGRPDDTFYFDPEFTAKTPRDSPGVPPSANAHQLFRGFSFVAITEEETQPLPNTIVQQLHRSTSHFSDTYEIKEDIGVGSYSICKRCLHKGTGMEYAVKIINKVKRDPTEEVEILLRYGQHPNIITLKDVYDDGRSVFLVTELMKGGELLDKILRQKFFSEREASAVLYTITKTVEYLHVQGVVHRDLKPSNILYVDESGNAESIRICDFGFAKQLRAENGLLMTPCYTANFVAPEVLKKQGYDAACDIWSLGVLLYTMLTGFTPFANGPEDTPEEILARIGSGKFSLSGGYWNSVSVEAKDLVSKMLHVDPHQRLTAGQVLRHPWVTHRDQLPKYTLNRQDAPHLVKGAMAATYSALNRNVPPVLEPVGCSTLAQRRGIKKITSTAL; translated from the exons ATGTTAGCACCACAGAGCCTCGGTCGCAAACGGGACTACAGGACCCACAATGCATTGGGACACCTGGCAGCCAGCAGGTCGCCCACCTGGGAAGTGCAG GATGATGTACTGATTAAGGAGATCAGTATCACTCATCATGTGAAGGAAGGATCAGAGAAGGCTGACCCTCGACAGTTCGAGCTACGCAAAGTCCTGGGACAAGGTTCATTTGGCaag GTGTTTCTGGTGAGGAAGATCACAGGACCAGATGCTGGTCAGCTCTACGCCATGAAGGTCCTGAAGAAAGCCACATTAAAAG tgcgtGACCGGGTCAGGACAAAAATGGAGAGAGACATCCTGGTGGAGGTCAACCATCCTTTCATCGTCAAGCTGCACTACG CGTTCCAGACGGAGGGGAAGCTCTATCTGATCCTGGACTTTCTTAGAGGAGGAGATCTCTTCACTCGTCTCTCTAAAGAG gtCATGTTCACCGAGGAGGATGTGAAGTTTTACCTTGCAGAGCTCGCTTTGGCCCTCGATCACCTTCACGGCCTCGGCATCATTTACAGAGACCTCAAACCtgaaaa CATCCTGCTCGATGAAGAGGGACACATCAAGCTGACCG ACTTTGGGCTCAGTAAAGAGTCGATAGACCACGAGAATAAAGCCTATTCCTTCTGTGGGACGGTGGAGTACATGGCCCCTGAGGTGGTGAACAGACGAGGACACACCCACAGTGCAGACTGGTGGTCGTATGGCGTGCTCATG TTTGAGATGCTGACGGGAACGCTGCCCTTTCAAGGCAAAGACCGGAAAGAGACGATGACCATGATCCTCAA GGCCAAACTGGGAATGCCGCAGTTTTTGAGTTCAGAGGCTCAAAGTCTCCTCAGGAACCTTTTCAAAAGAAACCCTGCCAACAGATTAG GAGCCGGACCAGACGGTGTGGAGGAGATTAAAAGACATCAGTTCTTCAACACCATCGACTGGAAC AAACTGTACCGCAGAGAGATCCACCCTCCCTTCAAACCAGCTGCAGGACGACCTGATGACACTTTCTATTTCGATCCGGAGTTCACAGCTAAAACCCCCAGAG actCTCCAGGGGTTCCTCCCAGCGCCAACGCTCATCAGCTCTTCAGAGGGTTCAGTTTTGTGGCCATAACAGAGGAGGAAACTCAGCCATTACCCAATACTATTGTACAG CAACTGCATAGAAGCACATCTCATTTCTCCGATACCTATGAGATTAAAGAGGACATCGGCGTCGGCTCCTACTCCATCTGTAAGCGCTGTCTACACAAAGGGACTGGAATGGAGTACGCAGTGAAG ATCATCAACAAGGTAAAACGAGACCCGACAGAGGAGGTAGAGATCCTGCTGAGATACGGACAGCACCCCAACATCATCACACTCAAAGAT GTATATGATGATGGCCGGTCAGTGTTCCTGGTGACAGAGCTGATGAAAGGTGGTGAGCTGCTGGACAAAATCCTGCGTCAGAAGTTTTTCTCAGAGAGAGAAGCCAGCGCTGTTCTGTACACCATCACCAAGACTGTGGAGTATCTGCACGTCCAGGGT GTGGTTCACAGAGACCTGAAGCCCAGTAACATCCTCTACGTGGACGAGAGCGGGAATGCAGAGTCCATCAGGATTTGCGACTTTGGTTTTGCCAAACAGCTGAGGGCAGAAAACGGGCTGCTCATGACACCATGTTACACTGCCAACTTTGTCGCCCCTGAG GTGTTGAAGAAACAGGGCTATGATGCAGCCTGTGACATCTGGAGCCTTGGAGTTCTGCTCTACACGATGCTGacagg GTTCACTCCGTTCGCTAACGGCCCAGAGGACACACCAGAGGAGATCTTAGCTCGTATTGGCAGTGGGAAGTTCTCTCTCAGCGGAGGATACTGGAACTCTGTGTCTGTGGAGGCGAAG GATCTGGTGTCAAAGATGCTGCACGTGGACCCCCACCAGCGGCTCACAGCTGGCCAGGTCCTCAGACACCCTTGGGTGACGCACAGAGACCAGCTGCCCAAGTACACCCTCAACAGACAGGACGCCCCACACCTCGTcaag GGGGCCATGGCAGCCACCTACTCCGCCCTCAACAGGAATGTCCCGCCGGTCCTGGAGCCGGTGGGTTGCTCCACTCTGGCCCAGAGGAGGGGGATAAAAAAGATCACCTCCACCGCtctgtga
- the rps6ka3b gene encoding ribosomal protein S6 kinase alpha-3 isoform X5, giving the protein MKTLLFTTRNSQVQDDVLIKEISITHHVKEGSEKADPRQFELRKVLGQGSFGKVFLVRKITGPDAGQLYAMKVLKKATLKVRDRVRTKMERDILVEVNHPFIVKLHYAFQTEGKLYLILDFLRGGDLFTRLSKEVMFTEEDVKFYLAELALALDHLHGLGIIYRDLKPENILLDEEGHIKLTDFGLSKESIDHENKAYSFCGTVEYMAPEVVNRRGHTHSADWWSYGVLMFEMLTGTLPFQGKDRKETMTMILKAKLGMPQFLSSEAQSLLRNLFKRNPANRLGAGPDGVEEIKRHQFFNTIDWNKLYRREIHPPFKPAAGRPDDTFYFDPEFTAKTPRDSPGVPPSANAHQLFRGFSFVAITEEETQPLPNTIVQQLHRSTSHFSDTYEIKEDIGVGSYSICKRCLHKGTGMEYAVKIINKVKRDPTEEVEILLRYGQHPNIITLKDVYDDGRSVFLVTELMKGGELLDKILRQKFFSEREASAVLYTITKTVEYLHVQGVVHRDLKPSNILYVDESGNAESIRICDFGFAKQLRAENGLLMTPCYTANFVAPEVLKKQGYDAACDIWSLGVLLYTMLTGFTPFANGPEDTPEEILARIGSGKFSLSGGYWNSVSVEAKDLVSKMLHVDPHQRLTAGQVLRHPWVTHRDQLPKYTLNRQDAPHLVKGAMAATYSALNRNVPPVLEPVGCSTLAQRRGIKKITSTAL; this is encoded by the exons GATGATGTACTGATTAAGGAGATCAGTATCACTCATCATGTGAAGGAAGGATCAGAGAAGGCTGACCCTCGACAGTTCGAGCTACGCAAAGTCCTGGGACAAGGTTCATTTGGCaag GTGTTTCTGGTGAGGAAGATCACAGGACCAGATGCTGGTCAGCTCTACGCCATGAAGGTCCTGAAGAAAGCCACATTAAAAG tgcgtGACCGGGTCAGGACAAAAATGGAGAGAGACATCCTGGTGGAGGTCAACCATCCTTTCATCGTCAAGCTGCACTACG CGTTCCAGACGGAGGGGAAGCTCTATCTGATCCTGGACTTTCTTAGAGGAGGAGATCTCTTCACTCGTCTCTCTAAAGAG gtCATGTTCACCGAGGAGGATGTGAAGTTTTACCTTGCAGAGCTCGCTTTGGCCCTCGATCACCTTCACGGCCTCGGCATCATTTACAGAGACCTCAAACCtgaaaa CATCCTGCTCGATGAAGAGGGACACATCAAGCTGACCG ACTTTGGGCTCAGTAAAGAGTCGATAGACCACGAGAATAAAGCCTATTCCTTCTGTGGGACGGTGGAGTACATGGCCCCTGAGGTGGTGAACAGACGAGGACACACCCACAGTGCAGACTGGTGGTCGTATGGCGTGCTCATG TTTGAGATGCTGACGGGAACGCTGCCCTTTCAAGGCAAAGACCGGAAAGAGACGATGACCATGATCCTCAA GGCCAAACTGGGAATGCCGCAGTTTTTGAGTTCAGAGGCTCAAAGTCTCCTCAGGAACCTTTTCAAAAGAAACCCTGCCAACAGATTAG GAGCCGGACCAGACGGTGTGGAGGAGATTAAAAGACATCAGTTCTTCAACACCATCGACTGGAAC AAACTGTACCGCAGAGAGATCCACCCTCCCTTCAAACCAGCTGCAGGACGACCTGATGACACTTTCTATTTCGATCCGGAGTTCACAGCTAAAACCCCCAGAG actCTCCAGGGGTTCCTCCCAGCGCCAACGCTCATCAGCTCTTCAGAGGGTTCAGTTTTGTGGCCATAACAGAGGAGGAAACTCAGCCATTACCCAATACTATTGTACAG CAACTGCATAGAAGCACATCTCATTTCTCCGATACCTATGAGATTAAAGAGGACATCGGCGTCGGCTCCTACTCCATCTGTAAGCGCTGTCTACACAAAGGGACTGGAATGGAGTACGCAGTGAAG ATCATCAACAAGGTAAAACGAGACCCGACAGAGGAGGTAGAGATCCTGCTGAGATACGGACAGCACCCCAACATCATCACACTCAAAGAT GTATATGATGATGGCCGGTCAGTGTTCCTGGTGACAGAGCTGATGAAAGGTGGTGAGCTGCTGGACAAAATCCTGCGTCAGAAGTTTTTCTCAGAGAGAGAAGCCAGCGCTGTTCTGTACACCATCACCAAGACTGTGGAGTATCTGCACGTCCAGGGT GTGGTTCACAGAGACCTGAAGCCCAGTAACATCCTCTACGTGGACGAGAGCGGGAATGCAGAGTCCATCAGGATTTGCGACTTTGGTTTTGCCAAACAGCTGAGGGCAGAAAACGGGCTGCTCATGACACCATGTTACACTGCCAACTTTGTCGCCCCTGAG GTGTTGAAGAAACAGGGCTATGATGCAGCCTGTGACATCTGGAGCCTTGGAGTTCTGCTCTACACGATGCTGacagg GTTCACTCCGTTCGCTAACGGCCCAGAGGACACACCAGAGGAGATCTTAGCTCGTATTGGCAGTGGGAAGTTCTCTCTCAGCGGAGGATACTGGAACTCTGTGTCTGTGGAGGCGAAG GATCTGGTGTCAAAGATGCTGCACGTGGACCCCCACCAGCGGCTCACAGCTGGCCAGGTCCTCAGACACCCTTGGGTGACGCACAGAGACCAGCTGCCCAAGTACACCCTCAACAGACAGGACGCCCCACACCTCGTcaag GGGGCCATGGCAGCCACCTACTCCGCCCTCAACAGGAATGTCCCGCCGGTCCTGGAGCCGGTGGGTTGCTCCACTCTGGCCCAGAGGAGGGGGATAAAAAAGATCACCTCCACCGCtctgtga
- the rps6ka3b gene encoding ribosomal protein S6 kinase alpha-3 isoform X1 has translation MTLRTASVCAVTGLVRVLRTRLKALRRLLLLSGSDGHRQNLGRTFDDGHWEQPTPFIRKNEGTLVGCWGPQQPSMADDVLIKEISITHHVKEGSEKADPRQFELRKVLGQGSFGKVFLVRKITGPDAGQLYAMKVLKKATLKVRDRVRTKMERDILVEVNHPFIVKLHYAFQTEGKLYLILDFLRGGDLFTRLSKEVMFTEEDVKFYLAELALALDHLHGLGIIYRDLKPENILLDEEGHIKLTDFGLSKESIDHENKAYSFCGTVEYMAPEVVNRRGHTHSADWWSYGVLMFEMLTGTLPFQGKDRKETMTMILKAKLGMPQFLSSEAQSLLRNLFKRNPANRLGAGPDGVEEIKRHQFFNTIDWNKLYRREIHPPFKPAAGRPDDTFYFDPEFTAKTPRDSPGVPPSANAHQLFRGFSFVAITEEETQPLPNTIVQQLHRSTSHFSDTYEIKEDIGVGSYSICKRCLHKGTGMEYAVKIINKVKRDPTEEVEILLRYGQHPNIITLKDVYDDGRSVFLVTELMKGGELLDKILRQKFFSEREASAVLYTITKTVEYLHVQGVVHRDLKPSNILYVDESGNAESIRICDFGFAKQLRAENGLLMTPCYTANFVAPEVLKKQGYDAACDIWSLGVLLYTMLTGFTPFANGPEDTPEEILARIGSGKFSLSGGYWNSVSVEAKDLVSKMLHVDPHQRLTAGQVLRHPWVTHRDQLPKYTLNRQDAPHLVKGAMAATYSALNRNVPPVLEPVGCSTLAQRRGIKKITSTAL, from the exons GATGATGTACTGATTAAGGAGATCAGTATCACTCATCATGTGAAGGAAGGATCAGAGAAGGCTGACCCTCGACAGTTCGAGCTACGCAAAGTCCTGGGACAAGGTTCATTTGGCaag GTGTTTCTGGTGAGGAAGATCACAGGACCAGATGCTGGTCAGCTCTACGCCATGAAGGTCCTGAAGAAAGCCACATTAAAAG tgcgtGACCGGGTCAGGACAAAAATGGAGAGAGACATCCTGGTGGAGGTCAACCATCCTTTCATCGTCAAGCTGCACTACG CGTTCCAGACGGAGGGGAAGCTCTATCTGATCCTGGACTTTCTTAGAGGAGGAGATCTCTTCACTCGTCTCTCTAAAGAG gtCATGTTCACCGAGGAGGATGTGAAGTTTTACCTTGCAGAGCTCGCTTTGGCCCTCGATCACCTTCACGGCCTCGGCATCATTTACAGAGACCTCAAACCtgaaaa CATCCTGCTCGATGAAGAGGGACACATCAAGCTGACCG ACTTTGGGCTCAGTAAAGAGTCGATAGACCACGAGAATAAAGCCTATTCCTTCTGTGGGACGGTGGAGTACATGGCCCCTGAGGTGGTGAACAGACGAGGACACACCCACAGTGCAGACTGGTGGTCGTATGGCGTGCTCATG TTTGAGATGCTGACGGGAACGCTGCCCTTTCAAGGCAAAGACCGGAAAGAGACGATGACCATGATCCTCAA GGCCAAACTGGGAATGCCGCAGTTTTTGAGTTCAGAGGCTCAAAGTCTCCTCAGGAACCTTTTCAAAAGAAACCCTGCCAACAGATTAG GAGCCGGACCAGACGGTGTGGAGGAGATTAAAAGACATCAGTTCTTCAACACCATCGACTGGAAC AAACTGTACCGCAGAGAGATCCACCCTCCCTTCAAACCAGCTGCAGGACGACCTGATGACACTTTCTATTTCGATCCGGAGTTCACAGCTAAAACCCCCAGAG actCTCCAGGGGTTCCTCCCAGCGCCAACGCTCATCAGCTCTTCAGAGGGTTCAGTTTTGTGGCCATAACAGAGGAGGAAACTCAGCCATTACCCAATACTATTGTACAG CAACTGCATAGAAGCACATCTCATTTCTCCGATACCTATGAGATTAAAGAGGACATCGGCGTCGGCTCCTACTCCATCTGTAAGCGCTGTCTACACAAAGGGACTGGAATGGAGTACGCAGTGAAG ATCATCAACAAGGTAAAACGAGACCCGACAGAGGAGGTAGAGATCCTGCTGAGATACGGACAGCACCCCAACATCATCACACTCAAAGAT GTATATGATGATGGCCGGTCAGTGTTCCTGGTGACAGAGCTGATGAAAGGTGGTGAGCTGCTGGACAAAATCCTGCGTCAGAAGTTTTTCTCAGAGAGAGAAGCCAGCGCTGTTCTGTACACCATCACCAAGACTGTGGAGTATCTGCACGTCCAGGGT GTGGTTCACAGAGACCTGAAGCCCAGTAACATCCTCTACGTGGACGAGAGCGGGAATGCAGAGTCCATCAGGATTTGCGACTTTGGTTTTGCCAAACAGCTGAGGGCAGAAAACGGGCTGCTCATGACACCATGTTACACTGCCAACTTTGTCGCCCCTGAG GTGTTGAAGAAACAGGGCTATGATGCAGCCTGTGACATCTGGAGCCTTGGAGTTCTGCTCTACACGATGCTGacagg GTTCACTCCGTTCGCTAACGGCCCAGAGGACACACCAGAGGAGATCTTAGCTCGTATTGGCAGTGGGAAGTTCTCTCTCAGCGGAGGATACTGGAACTCTGTGTCTGTGGAGGCGAAG GATCTGGTGTCAAAGATGCTGCACGTGGACCCCCACCAGCGGCTCACAGCTGGCCAGGTCCTCAGACACCCTTGGGTGACGCACAGAGACCAGCTGCCCAAGTACACCCTCAACAGACAGGACGCCCCACACCTCGTcaag GGGGCCATGGCAGCCACCTACTCCGCCCTCAACAGGAATGTCCCGCCGGTCCTGGAGCCGGTGGGTTGCTCCACTCTGGCCCAGAGGAGGGGGATAAAAAAGATCACCTCCACCGCtctgtga
- the rps6ka3b gene encoding ribosomal protein S6 kinase alpha-3 isoform X2 — protein MPLAQLADPWQKMPLGGTAGELQDAHHDAEDSVGEDDSMPDDVLIKEISITHHVKEGSEKADPRQFELRKVLGQGSFGKVFLVRKITGPDAGQLYAMKVLKKATLKVRDRVRTKMERDILVEVNHPFIVKLHYAFQTEGKLYLILDFLRGGDLFTRLSKEVMFTEEDVKFYLAELALALDHLHGLGIIYRDLKPENILLDEEGHIKLTDFGLSKESIDHENKAYSFCGTVEYMAPEVVNRRGHTHSADWWSYGVLMFEMLTGTLPFQGKDRKETMTMILKAKLGMPQFLSSEAQSLLRNLFKRNPANRLGAGPDGVEEIKRHQFFNTIDWNKLYRREIHPPFKPAAGRPDDTFYFDPEFTAKTPRDSPGVPPSANAHQLFRGFSFVAITEEETQPLPNTIVQQLHRSTSHFSDTYEIKEDIGVGSYSICKRCLHKGTGMEYAVKIINKVKRDPTEEVEILLRYGQHPNIITLKDVYDDGRSVFLVTELMKGGELLDKILRQKFFSEREASAVLYTITKTVEYLHVQGVVHRDLKPSNILYVDESGNAESIRICDFGFAKQLRAENGLLMTPCYTANFVAPEVLKKQGYDAACDIWSLGVLLYTMLTGFTPFANGPEDTPEEILARIGSGKFSLSGGYWNSVSVEAKDLVSKMLHVDPHQRLTAGQVLRHPWVTHRDQLPKYTLNRQDAPHLVKGAMAATYSALNRNVPPVLEPVGCSTLAQRRGIKKITSTAL, from the exons GATGATGTACTGATTAAGGAGATCAGTATCACTCATCATGTGAAGGAAGGATCAGAGAAGGCTGACCCTCGACAGTTCGAGCTACGCAAAGTCCTGGGACAAGGTTCATTTGGCaag GTGTTTCTGGTGAGGAAGATCACAGGACCAGATGCTGGTCAGCTCTACGCCATGAAGGTCCTGAAGAAAGCCACATTAAAAG tgcgtGACCGGGTCAGGACAAAAATGGAGAGAGACATCCTGGTGGAGGTCAACCATCCTTTCATCGTCAAGCTGCACTACG CGTTCCAGACGGAGGGGAAGCTCTATCTGATCCTGGACTTTCTTAGAGGAGGAGATCTCTTCACTCGTCTCTCTAAAGAG gtCATGTTCACCGAGGAGGATGTGAAGTTTTACCTTGCAGAGCTCGCTTTGGCCCTCGATCACCTTCACGGCCTCGGCATCATTTACAGAGACCTCAAACCtgaaaa CATCCTGCTCGATGAAGAGGGACACATCAAGCTGACCG ACTTTGGGCTCAGTAAAGAGTCGATAGACCACGAGAATAAAGCCTATTCCTTCTGTGGGACGGTGGAGTACATGGCCCCTGAGGTGGTGAACAGACGAGGACACACCCACAGTGCAGACTGGTGGTCGTATGGCGTGCTCATG TTTGAGATGCTGACGGGAACGCTGCCCTTTCAAGGCAAAGACCGGAAAGAGACGATGACCATGATCCTCAA GGCCAAACTGGGAATGCCGCAGTTTTTGAGTTCAGAGGCTCAAAGTCTCCTCAGGAACCTTTTCAAAAGAAACCCTGCCAACAGATTAG GAGCCGGACCAGACGGTGTGGAGGAGATTAAAAGACATCAGTTCTTCAACACCATCGACTGGAAC AAACTGTACCGCAGAGAGATCCACCCTCCCTTCAAACCAGCTGCAGGACGACCTGATGACACTTTCTATTTCGATCCGGAGTTCACAGCTAAAACCCCCAGAG actCTCCAGGGGTTCCTCCCAGCGCCAACGCTCATCAGCTCTTCAGAGGGTTCAGTTTTGTGGCCATAACAGAGGAGGAAACTCAGCCATTACCCAATACTATTGTACAG CAACTGCATAGAAGCACATCTCATTTCTCCGATACCTATGAGATTAAAGAGGACATCGGCGTCGGCTCCTACTCCATCTGTAAGCGCTGTCTACACAAAGGGACTGGAATGGAGTACGCAGTGAAG ATCATCAACAAGGTAAAACGAGACCCGACAGAGGAGGTAGAGATCCTGCTGAGATACGGACAGCACCCCAACATCATCACACTCAAAGAT GTATATGATGATGGCCGGTCAGTGTTCCTGGTGACAGAGCTGATGAAAGGTGGTGAGCTGCTGGACAAAATCCTGCGTCAGAAGTTTTTCTCAGAGAGAGAAGCCAGCGCTGTTCTGTACACCATCACCAAGACTGTGGAGTATCTGCACGTCCAGGGT GTGGTTCACAGAGACCTGAAGCCCAGTAACATCCTCTACGTGGACGAGAGCGGGAATGCAGAGTCCATCAGGATTTGCGACTTTGGTTTTGCCAAACAGCTGAGGGCAGAAAACGGGCTGCTCATGACACCATGTTACACTGCCAACTTTGTCGCCCCTGAG GTGTTGAAGAAACAGGGCTATGATGCAGCCTGTGACATCTGGAGCCTTGGAGTTCTGCTCTACACGATGCTGacagg GTTCACTCCGTTCGCTAACGGCCCAGAGGACACACCAGAGGAGATCTTAGCTCGTATTGGCAGTGGGAAGTTCTCTCTCAGCGGAGGATACTGGAACTCTGTGTCTGTGGAGGCGAAG GATCTGGTGTCAAAGATGCTGCACGTGGACCCCCACCAGCGGCTCACAGCTGGCCAGGTCCTCAGACACCCTTGGGTGACGCACAGAGACCAGCTGCCCAAGTACACCCTCAACAGACAGGACGCCCCACACCTCGTcaag GGGGCCATGGCAGCCACCTACTCCGCCCTCAACAGGAATGTCCCGCCGGTCCTGGAGCCGGTGGGTTGCTCCACTCTGGCCCAGAGGAGGGGGATAAAAAAGATCACCTCCACCGCtctgtga
- the rps6ka3b gene encoding ribosomal protein S6 kinase alpha-3 isoform X3, translated as MPLAQLADPWQKMPLGGTAGEDAHHDAEDSVGEDDSMPDDVLIKEISITHHVKEGSEKADPRQFELRKVLGQGSFGKVFLVRKITGPDAGQLYAMKVLKKATLKVRDRVRTKMERDILVEVNHPFIVKLHYAFQTEGKLYLILDFLRGGDLFTRLSKEVMFTEEDVKFYLAELALALDHLHGLGIIYRDLKPENILLDEEGHIKLTDFGLSKESIDHENKAYSFCGTVEYMAPEVVNRRGHTHSADWWSYGVLMFEMLTGTLPFQGKDRKETMTMILKAKLGMPQFLSSEAQSLLRNLFKRNPANRLGAGPDGVEEIKRHQFFNTIDWNKLYRREIHPPFKPAAGRPDDTFYFDPEFTAKTPRDSPGVPPSANAHQLFRGFSFVAITEEETQPLPNTIVQQLHRSTSHFSDTYEIKEDIGVGSYSICKRCLHKGTGMEYAVKIINKVKRDPTEEVEILLRYGQHPNIITLKDVYDDGRSVFLVTELMKGGELLDKILRQKFFSEREASAVLYTITKTVEYLHVQGVVHRDLKPSNILYVDESGNAESIRICDFGFAKQLRAENGLLMTPCYTANFVAPEVLKKQGYDAACDIWSLGVLLYTMLTGFTPFANGPEDTPEEILARIGSGKFSLSGGYWNSVSVEAKDLVSKMLHVDPHQRLTAGQVLRHPWVTHRDQLPKYTLNRQDAPHLVKGAMAATYSALNRNVPPVLEPVGCSTLAQRRGIKKITSTAL; from the exons GATGATGTACTGATTAAGGAGATCAGTATCACTCATCATGTGAAGGAAGGATCAGAGAAGGCTGACCCTCGACAGTTCGAGCTACGCAAAGTCCTGGGACAAGGTTCATTTGGCaag GTGTTTCTGGTGAGGAAGATCACAGGACCAGATGCTGGTCAGCTCTACGCCATGAAGGTCCTGAAGAAAGCCACATTAAAAG tgcgtGACCGGGTCAGGACAAAAATGGAGAGAGACATCCTGGTGGAGGTCAACCATCCTTTCATCGTCAAGCTGCACTACG CGTTCCAGACGGAGGGGAAGCTCTATCTGATCCTGGACTTTCTTAGAGGAGGAGATCTCTTCACTCGTCTCTCTAAAGAG gtCATGTTCACCGAGGAGGATGTGAAGTTTTACCTTGCAGAGCTCGCTTTGGCCCTCGATCACCTTCACGGCCTCGGCATCATTTACAGAGACCTCAAACCtgaaaa CATCCTGCTCGATGAAGAGGGACACATCAAGCTGACCG ACTTTGGGCTCAGTAAAGAGTCGATAGACCACGAGAATAAAGCCTATTCCTTCTGTGGGACGGTGGAGTACATGGCCCCTGAGGTGGTGAACAGACGAGGACACACCCACAGTGCAGACTGGTGGTCGTATGGCGTGCTCATG TTTGAGATGCTGACGGGAACGCTGCCCTTTCAAGGCAAAGACCGGAAAGAGACGATGACCATGATCCTCAA GGCCAAACTGGGAATGCCGCAGTTTTTGAGTTCAGAGGCTCAAAGTCTCCTCAGGAACCTTTTCAAAAGAAACCCTGCCAACAGATTAG GAGCCGGACCAGACGGTGTGGAGGAGATTAAAAGACATCAGTTCTTCAACACCATCGACTGGAAC AAACTGTACCGCAGAGAGATCCACCCTCCCTTCAAACCAGCTGCAGGACGACCTGATGACACTTTCTATTTCGATCCGGAGTTCACAGCTAAAACCCCCAGAG actCTCCAGGGGTTCCTCCCAGCGCCAACGCTCATCAGCTCTTCAGAGGGTTCAGTTTTGTGGCCATAACAGAGGAGGAAACTCAGCCATTACCCAATACTATTGTACAG CAACTGCATAGAAGCACATCTCATTTCTCCGATACCTATGAGATTAAAGAGGACATCGGCGTCGGCTCCTACTCCATCTGTAAGCGCTGTCTACACAAAGGGACTGGAATGGAGTACGCAGTGAAG ATCATCAACAAGGTAAAACGAGACCCGACAGAGGAGGTAGAGATCCTGCTGAGATACGGACAGCACCCCAACATCATCACACTCAAAGAT GTATATGATGATGGCCGGTCAGTGTTCCTGGTGACAGAGCTGATGAAAGGTGGTGAGCTGCTGGACAAAATCCTGCGTCAGAAGTTTTTCTCAGAGAGAGAAGCCAGCGCTGTTCTGTACACCATCACCAAGACTGTGGAGTATCTGCACGTCCAGGGT GTGGTTCACAGAGACCTGAAGCCCAGTAACATCCTCTACGTGGACGAGAGCGGGAATGCAGAGTCCATCAGGATTTGCGACTTTGGTTTTGCCAAACAGCTGAGGGCAGAAAACGGGCTGCTCATGACACCATGTTACACTGCCAACTTTGTCGCCCCTGAG GTGTTGAAGAAACAGGGCTATGATGCAGCCTGTGACATCTGGAGCCTTGGAGTTCTGCTCTACACGATGCTGacagg GTTCACTCCGTTCGCTAACGGCCCAGAGGACACACCAGAGGAGATCTTAGCTCGTATTGGCAGTGGGAAGTTCTCTCTCAGCGGAGGATACTGGAACTCTGTGTCTGTGGAGGCGAAG GATCTGGTGTCAAAGATGCTGCACGTGGACCCCCACCAGCGGCTCACAGCTGGCCAGGTCCTCAGACACCCTTGGGTGACGCACAGAGACCAGCTGCCCAAGTACACCCTCAACAGACAGGACGCCCCACACCTCGTcaag GGGGCCATGGCAGCCACCTACTCCGCCCTCAACAGGAATGTCCCGCCGGTCCTGGAGCCGGTGGGTTGCTCCACTCTGGCCCAGAGGAGGGGGATAAAAAAGATCACCTCCACCGCtctgtga